A DNA window from Enterobacter cloacae subsp. cloacae ATCC 13047 contains the following coding sequences:
- the ghrA gene encoding glyoxylate/hydroxypyruvate reductase GhrA gives MDIIFYHPTFDTAYWIKALSAALPGARVREWKRGDNEHADYALVWHPPVEMLQGRKLKAVFALGAGVDSILSKLKAHPEMLPEEIPLFRLEDTGMGQQMQEYAVSQVLHWFRRFDDYQALKLQSRWEPLPEYQREEFTIGILGAGVLGSKVAEALAPWGFPLRCWSRSRKNYPGVESFAGTDELPAFLKGTRVLINLLPNTAETVGIINSALMNQLADQSYVMNLARGVHLVEADLLKALDGGKVKGAMLDVYSREPLPAESPLWAHPRVAMTPHVAAVTRPAEAVAYITHTISEIEQGNAVTGQVDRTRGY, from the coding sequence ATGGATATTATCTTCTATCACCCCACTTTTGATACGGCTTACTGGATTAAGGCACTTTCGGCAGCGTTACCGGGGGCGCGTGTGCGTGAATGGAAGCGCGGTGATAACGAACATGCAGACTACGCGCTGGTGTGGCATCCCCCGGTCGAGATGCTCCAGGGGCGCAAGCTGAAGGCCGTTTTTGCCCTCGGCGCCGGTGTGGATTCCATTCTGAGCAAACTGAAAGCGCACCCTGAAATGCTGCCGGAGGAAATCCCCCTGTTCCGCCTGGAAGATACCGGCATGGGCCAGCAAATGCAGGAATATGCCGTGAGTCAGGTGCTGCACTGGTTCCGACGTTTTGACGATTATCAGGCCTTAAAACTGCAATCCCGTTGGGAGCCGCTGCCGGAATATCAACGTGAAGAGTTTACCATCGGTATTCTCGGGGCGGGCGTGCTCGGCTCAAAAGTGGCCGAAGCGCTGGCACCGTGGGGCTTCCCGCTGCGCTGCTGGAGCCGCAGCCGCAAGAACTATCCTGGCGTTGAGAGTTTTGCCGGAACAGATGAACTCCCGGCGTTTCTGAAGGGGACGCGCGTACTGATCAATCTGCTGCCGAATACGGCGGAAACGGTCGGCATTATTAATAGCGCGCTTATGAATCAGCTGGCCGATCAGAGTTACGTGATGAATCTGGCGCGCGGGGTTCATCTGGTGGAAGCCGATCTCCTCAAAGCTCTTGATGGTGGCAAGGTGAAAGGCGCGATGCTGGATGTGTACAGCCGCGAGCCGTTGCCGGCAGAGAGCCCGCTGTGGGCACATCCGCGCGTGGCGATGACCCCACACGTTGCCGCTGTGACGCGTCCGGCAGAGGCGGTGGCCTATATTACGCACACCATCAGTGAGATAGAGCAGGGCAACGCGGTGACCGGGCAGGTCGACAGAACGCGCGGCTACTGA
- a CDS encoding phosphatase — MYPVDLHMHTVASTHAYSNLHDYIAQAKLKDIRLFAITDHGPDMADAPHYWHFVNMRIWPRLVDGIGILRGIEANIKNTDGEIDCTGPMLTSLDLILAGFHEPVFAPQDKETNTAAMIATIASGNVHIISHPGNPKYPIDIQAVAQAAATHHVALEINNSSFVHSRKGSEANCREVAAAVRDAGGMVALGSDSHTAFTLGDFSECLKVLNDVNFPEAQILNVTPRRMLDFLESRGMEPIAEFADL; from the coding sequence ATGTATCCCGTTGACCTGCATATGCACACCGTCGCCAGCACCCACGCGTATAGCAACCTCCATGATTACATTGCACAAGCGAAGCTCAAGGACATCAGGCTTTTTGCGATCACCGATCATGGCCCGGATATGGCGGATGCGCCGCACTACTGGCATTTTGTGAATATGCGGATCTGGCCACGCTTGGTGGACGGTATTGGGATACTGCGTGGCATTGAGGCGAACATTAAAAATACCGACGGTGAGATCGACTGCACCGGCCCGATGCTGACATCTCTTGACCTTATTCTCGCCGGTTTCCATGAACCTGTCTTTGCGCCTCAGGATAAAGAGACCAACACCGCGGCGATGATTGCCACCATTGCCAGCGGCAACGTGCATATTATTAGCCACCCCGGCAACCCGAAGTACCCAATCGATATTCAGGCTGTCGCGCAGGCGGCAGCGACGCATCACGTGGCGCTGGAGATTAACAACTCCTCCTTCGTGCACTCGCGTAAGGGCAGTGAAGCGAACTGCCGCGAAGTGGCGGCCGCAGTGCGTGATGCAGGAGGCATGGTGGCGCTGGGTTCAGATTCCCATACTGCGTTCACACTGGGTGATTTCAGCGAGTGCCTGAAAGTGCTGAATGATGTTAACTTCCCGGAAGCGCAAATCCTGAACGTGACCCCTCGTCGCATGCTCGATTTCCTTGAGTCGCGCGGAATGGAACCGATTGCCGAATTTGCCGATCTTTAA
- a CDS encoding TorD/DmsD family molecular chaperone — translation MNEFSILCRVLGTLYYRQPQDPLLVPLFTLIREGKLAQNWPLEQDDLLERLQKSCDMQQISTDYNALFVGEECRVSPYRSAWQEGATEAEVRAFLSERGMPLTDTPADHIGTLLLAASWIEDHAGDDENEAIETLFEMYLLPWVGTFLGKVEAHATSPFWRTLAPLTRDAIAAMWDELEEENEE, via the coding sequence ATGAATGAGTTTTCCATCCTTTGCCGCGTGCTGGGTACGCTGTACTACCGCCAGCCTCAAGACCCGCTGCTGGTCCCGCTCTTTACATTAATTCGTGAAGGGAAACTGGCGCAGAACTGGCCGCTGGAACAGGATGATTTACTGGAGCGCCTGCAGAAAAGCTGCGACATGCAGCAAATCTCCACAGATTACAACGCGCTGTTTGTGGGGGAAGAGTGCCGTGTTTCACCTTACCGCTCTGCCTGGCAGGAAGGGGCAACGGAAGCGGAAGTGCGCGCTTTTCTTTCAGAGCGCGGCATGCCGCTGACCGACACGCCTGCCGATCATATCGGTACGCTGCTGCTGGCCGCATCCTGGATTGAGGACCACGCCGGTGACGATGAGAACGAAGCCATCGAAACCTTGTTCGAAATGTACCTGCTGCCGTGGGTCGGGACATTCCTTGGGAAAGTTGAAGCGCATGCCACCTCGCCATTCTGGAGAACGCTGGCTCCCCTGACGCGTGACGCCATCGCTGCAATGTGGGATGAGCTGGAAGAAGAGAATGAAGAGTGA